Below is a window of Plasmodium sp. gorilla clade G2 genome assembly, chromosome: 14 DNA.
aatttaattttaaaaaaattatataatttaaatacacaaaaaaaaaaaaaaaaaaaaaaaagaataaaataaaaataaattataaaataagataaattaatctttatatataataaaatatattataatatatcacatataaataatacataaaaaaaaaaactattatatatataatatatataatatgttaatataaaaaaatgttatattttttatgaaaacaCGTTCAATTAAAATGTTGGtatgaatttttttcctttattctttttcggcttcttttcttttcttctattttgaaatatacacaaaaatttgaataaataaaaacaaaaattgttaattatacaaatgtggatatacaaatatggattaatatatatatttataaagagATAAGATTTtcgtttttttcttttttaacattaaaaaaaaaaagaatttgaattaaatcatatatgaataaataaatatacatatatatatatatatatatatatatatatatatattatttatgacGAATCCTCTTTTAACAACCACTTcctacaaaaaataaaatatatatatatatatatatacatataaatatatttatataattatttataaaaaaaaggttcataaagtttatttttaaaggtattttttaaaactaaCAATAATCTTGGGGTCTTAAAAATGTTCGTATTTTTAGCAATGGGCATATGGGGGAAGATACTTGTAAAGAAAAAGTAAATGTGTCCAACAAGTAttccaaaaaaattatcattcGAATTATAATCTACAATTAATGATAAGAGTGTTAAAGCCCTAAAAGATAAAAGATGTTTATaagtgaatatatatatggaggTGAAATAATTACACAAGTatagatgatatatatattaatatatataattttctatgTACCATGGTAAATAAGAGGCTCTAATTGTAAAGAAAAGAATTGTTAATCTTGTTGTAGAATTGTTTTTACTCCATATGTAGGTAATAACATTTATTATACAGCtactataaaaatatacacctCCAAACATGTATGATACCCCCtgagttaaaaaaaaaaaaaaaaaaaaaaaaaaaaaaaaaaaaagaattaatatattattttcatatttattaagaGTTAACGTAAACTTGGTAACATTAtggtaaataatatatatatatacatatatatatatatatatatatatatatatatatattttttgtttattattttcgaTATTACTAGTAGCATACAACAGGATAAAATAATCATCCACAAAAAGTCAGCAGAATTGTTTCTGAATGTTACCTCTTCTAACGAGctacaataatatattctaaaaataaataaaatgcatcatattatatatatatatatatatatatataattgaaatGTTCTAAAAAATAGGCTACAACGCatacattataatattaggtattaaatttttttttgcttttcttataataaaCATACAAGACGTAAACATCCCAGAAAAAATGTATACCAAAGGAcccaaaatataaaaaacacgTAATAAGTCGCCaatactaaaaaaaaaaaaaaaaggaaaggaaacagacaaaaaaaaaaaaatataatataaagctgtaaatatatatatacatatatatatttattcttacaatattttataaatatggtttcatataaaaacattatgATATCAAAATCCATGTGattaaataatatcattatgtacatttattttcatatcatTACCTGATGCTCTCTTAATACTAAATTCCAGTTGAGATATAAACTTAATGGAGATATTATATCAAGGGAACATAATACCATTAAAGCAAAAGAAAGGATTAGATATATTCTAGTTATTAATGGTACATTACCTAATACATCACTTAATTgaaccatttttttttattgtttttttttttttatacttttatataatctttatgtatttttatcctttaatttttttttttttttaatgattgTTCCttcatacatacatatatatatttatggttattataaaatgtcacaaaaaaaaaaaatatatatacatatatatatatatatatatatatattcaaattttctttaattagtgatcatcatatattatatatataatatatattttttccttgacatatataaaaatacatgtaatataaaatgtgTGAGTTTATATGCACATAatacaaaatgataatatatatatatatatatatatatatatatatatatatatatatatattattatatatgtatatgtaatttattttatttttggaatgaaggaaatattttattccgtgaaattaatataatatattagaagGAAAAAGGATTCATCCTTTTATATAAGTTACATTTTgtaatcttttattttaaataataaggtaagattgaaaataaagaatttttgtatatattaaaaatttattttattgtatagcaataaatgatacatataatatatatatatatatatatattatattattattttatgaaatttaaatatacatattataaaataataatataataaatgataaaaaaaaaaaaaaaaaaaaaattaaataaaaaaaaaaatatatatttatttataatatatatatatatattaaatatattattgcaCTGTAAGTTAtatcaattttttatttatgattaAAGGCCCAAAAATAttgttaatttatatattatttttattctattAAATAGAATATAATGTTATGTATCCTATATTTAttgtatgttttattttatctcttataaatatatatcaatctagttttatatatgtggatCATATGAGTATATCATTGATATCTAATTAGTATTTtcattaaaatgaaaaaatttacgtaaattattacattataaattaatattatatataaatatatatatattatacatattatttattttttttatttaaaacatatttataatatatttaatagtaaatataaattggctaacatttttgtaatacatatttttaaaatattaatttttattcgtcttatccttttttattaatgaaATGTAGGACATTATGAAAAACATCAAAttgtttttgtttctttttttttaattattatgtgatggtttattttttacatatatatatttatataatttgatcgaaaaaaaaaaaaaaaaaaaaaaaggggtaatagaaaaattttcattttactTAAAACGAttcaatataaattatagtTTCTTTAAAATGTTTCGTTTTATATCTTAGgtttgtctttttttttttttattattaacctTTTTTagaaatcatatatattatttgtataagaaaaatatttatgtctaaacaaatatttttattcgcTATGgttcataattatattcatttttataatattaaagaatgATTTAGAATAAAATCTGTCTTttgctttttttatttgtttctttttatttttttcctctcttttttttttttttttttttttttctctaatttttttctttattttattttctttttatatttaaaatccTCAATTATCAACTGTTCCTCCTTCtgtcttcatatatatatatatatttttattttttccatacAACACCTATGAATCCATCGACCTTTTAAAAATTCCTTACATTGATAATgttgaataataatttaaaaacgTTAGCTTTAAAAATaccaaaaaataaagaaatccAATGCTATAACTTTTTCATAAGAAAAGTGAGaggtttattattttatataaaaaaaagaattattaatataacatGTTATTTAAAAAGCTTTACATGTAAAAATCGTTATCCTTTTTATGACGATCCATATGATTATGAGGAAAAAGTCGAAAAAGGAAAGAATGTATATGTGTATGCATTATTATATCCTATAATAAatagtttatataatattataaatttattgtaTGCAATATCATTTAAGTATATTTTATGTCTTTTCTTTAATGAtattagaaaaaagaaaaggaacaaattgaatgataatattgtTAGAATAAAATTAGAAAGGAATAAAACCATTTTGAAAAATTATGATcgttgtatatttttaacaaatGATATCAATAATTGTATATCTCACAAACAGATTATAGAAATCTGTAAGAATTTTATAAACAATGTAATATATCATGTACATAATTTACAATTTGTTAATAATGATAgggaaaaaatttataagtgtttaaaaaattgtaagaatataaatagtaTGAAAGAaatgttcataaaaaaaattaagcatttatataattttgatttTGAAAATGCTTTATATTTAAGTGACGAatcattaataaaaaagatgttacattttaaaaatacatatgaaaGTAATCATTTTacgttttataaaaatgaagagaaaaaaggaaaatctGAAAGAAAATTGgatcttataaaaatatatgatgaacTATATcttcatacatatattataagaaataatttaaatataaagagtagcaagaatattattaataatatgtataatagaaatattctttctatatttattaatatattctttaaaaattgtacaaatattatatttataatttttttaatagtaTGTATATTTCAACAAATAAGTATAATTAGAACAAGtcattatctatattttttgcaaaccttttattttatatttatatgttgcATAATAAGAGATATGTGTATTGTTAATAAGAAGACAGAACatattaaacaaataaaaaggaaaacgTACAAAAGATTAACACCTTTGGGTTTAATAGATGTCTTTTATTGTGATATTAAGGTTGTAAATAAGTTAAacagatataatatatatatatatatatatatatatatatatatatatatatatatgtttgtgtgtttttttatatatttatatgaccCCTTTTCTACAGGTCGGAGACATTTTGTATTTACCCCAATTTGAGGTAATACCAGTTGATATAATTTTACTAAAAAATTGTACAgatgatgatatattaatttcttcCAAAAATTATGATGGATATAAAgatttgaaaataaaaaaatgtgtaaagataacaaatatattagcaaatatttatgatatatttttaatgaaaataaaagttCTCATTGAAAAACCTCATTGCCATTTTGATCAAATGAAAGGTTTATTGTTCTTATTAAACTGTAGTGAGGTTACTAATACAATTGTAAATGATATAACAAATTtagaagatatatattttgggaaatcaaatgtatataatatcagcaataagaatattaataaggataatatttcattatatcaatttatttttatatatattatacaatatacatatgttgaattatcttataattttcttaaatatttatttgctAGATCCatatattgttcatataaCATAGTTCaggaaaataaaacaaaaaaaatcttGAGTCCTTCTcaattttctttaaataatacgaaagatatattatcaaGACAGGTtgacaataatattaatattaatagttcTTATTacaaaagaaatgaaaaaagtatTCATTTTAATAGCGATAGTTGTAGTTATAGTAGTgatgtatatttatgtgaGAATAAAATAGATTCATATCCTATTTTTTGTAGATCAAacgatgaaaatataaatagtaaaaatgatgttattataaaacattacaaaaataataataatatagaaacaaATAAGTCAGATTATATATCagaaatgtataataatagatTTCCTacttattatgatgatatttttaatttaaaagaaaaactaaatcataaattatttagaaaatataaggaatcaataaatattgataatataatatgggATGAATGTACTCTAATTAAAAGTTCGATTTATGGTTTAGTTATATATACAGGTATAGATAAAAAGTCAAACATTATAAAtcagaataataaaaaaaaaataaaagagaaaaaaaaaaatgatattttattttgtaatgatatgaattataaaatgaaaatattattacttatagttatatgtattaattgtATTCTTTGTATAAATGAAGGAAATCTATTAGaccaaaatatatttcttatatatataaaatatttctttttattactaCTTCATTTACCAAATATTAActgttgttatatttttataatacataagttatattcattaatattatggaataataataaattaataaatacaaataaaaataaaagtaggTATACAAATGAATACATAAAGGATcatcattttaataataatataatatataactataatataataaaatcattatataatacacaatatattttatatgacaAAATAGGTACTTTATCTAAAGATAATCATCTTAAAATACACAAGTttgattttatatttgatGAATTTTTAATAGATACATATAGTACTCTCTTCTTTCAAACCTTTTTCAAGGTTGTAGATTTCAAAATATTctttgattattatataaatgacaacaacaataataataataataattataataatattaataatgaggAGGAAATcaataaaatgatattacataatattcataaatacCATGATAGTTATGATATCATAAAAGACAATTCaaaagtatataaaaatatttttcataaaataaaaaattatagttGTAGtgaaatacataaaatattcttaatatttttatgtattttattttgtaatgatattataataagaaaaatgaaaCGTTTAAAAAGTGAggagaaaataaaagaaagaaacatatataatattaaagataaacatatatataatattaaagaaaacaaagataatattaagcataaaatattattttcaacaaaagaagaagaaacaTTATTCTTGAATTTTTTAAGGTTTTTAGGAATGCagttatattatcaaaatgattatatatttctcctttgtataaaaaataatatatctataaaaaaGTGTGGACACGTATcacaagaaaaagaaaaacgaagaaatagaaaaaaaaacattatattaaataaacagGTTAATAATAAGGTAAAGCACCAAAATATTGATTTACAACAAATTTATGGAtttgaaaagaataaaaattgtGATAAAAAATGGagtgttaaaaaaaatatattctttagtaattctttaaaaaagGATCATATTTTTAACTACTCATATGCAGAGAGtcaaagaaatataaaaataataaaaaaaaataaaggaatcAAAAGTAAGCATCCTGATAAAACATATGATCATTTCAGAAATAATCatcaaaatgaatataattgtACAAGTCAAAGTGATAATTGTTGTAGTGATTATgacgatgatgatgatgattataCTTCTAATAATTGGAGTGATAGTGATAGTGATACTTCTGGATGTTCAAATATTAAAGGAATAGAAAGGAATCATCATAACTATACTTATTATTGTAACAATAAAagagaattaaaaaaaaatatttatgaaaatgaatacaagaaaaaacaaagagAATGcccttttaaaatattagacATTTTTCAATCAAGACAACCATATAAACTTATATCTATTTTAATGTTATACAAcaatcaaatatattatttattgaaaacatatgatgaatatactatttatatgttatgtAATCAAGAAAGtaaggaaaagaaaaaagatcaaataataaaatctgtacagaatttattaaaaaatggatttggtatattattatttgcttATAAAATTGTTCcaaataatgaatatgaaatatataaaaagaattgtaccaaggaaaataaaaaaaattattttgaaaatgtatttattaagaatgttattatattaggtattttttcttttaaagaagaaattaaaaatagtgcaaagaaaattataaatctTTTTAAAGAAGCTGATATAAAAACATGGATTTTATCTAGtgacaaaaaaagaaatgttcTATCCATTTGTAAatctttaaatttaataaatgaacGTAATACAACTTGTtatttgaataaaaataaattaatacgtatatatattaaaaaggatAATACAGTTATTAATactactaataataataatgaaaataataataagaaggaTAATATGTTGTTTAATAGTTACGATAATGAAAAGGTCgttgaaaattatattaatatatcatgCGAACACAAAATAACAAGCATAGTTGCGTGTAAAGAAAAATGTTCTAATGATACTTCTCTTATATTGAATAGTACTGATGTCAAATCAGAGCATATGAATCCCACATTGTTACTATCTAATAATACAAGGAATCTATCAAAGGAGATGGCTTattgttttaaaaatttaaatacatGTGAGACAAATAAATGCCCTgaccttttaaaaaataatgatatatgcaaaaagaaaaatatagatgACAAAATGATACAGATGGAACaagaaaatattgaaatatcattattaaataataattataatatttttaataaatataatcacATTCATAGGAATATATCAAGATATATTACTATGAGAGAGAAAGGTTCCAATGATGCCAAAAAAGAATTAGACATTTCTTATATTCtaaaaaaggataaaaaagcttgttatattttaaagtgtatgttatattataatttcgatgaaaattataaaagtatTTCACAAgtacataataattatagtaaagaaaaaatgaatgatgatattataaaattgaatgatataaaaaatactgtatatataattagtgGTGATATTgttgaatattatttaaaatatgatgaaataaattttataagtgtattaaaaaattgcaagttggttttattttataaatgtaattGTATTGTTAAGGGTAAAATTGTTCGTGctctaaaaaaatatatcaaggataatatatgttctgttggaaataatataaaggatattaatatgtttaaGGAGTCTgatatatccatatatataaataataataataataataattttaatagtGACAATGTGTGTAAATTATATGCTGATattgtattaaaaaattttggtGAGTTAggtaatttcttttttatatatggaaagaaaatatatgtaaattttattttattaataaagtGCATATATTATAGAGGTATGAGTTTATTTTTCttacaattttatttttcctacttttttaaatgtaaaatttgtatattttcaaatacatttttatttatctattttgtattattttttatgatgacaagtatttgtattatttgttCTATAAAATGTAACGATAAATAcgataatattatacataatagtaagaatgtattaaataaaaattttttatttaagaaGCTCTTAAAAATAGATAATTttactataatatatttttataaaacattattCTTTTGTTTAAATGAGTCttgtttaatatttattctaagttattattattttttaaatataaattatgaaataaatacattaacaactttatttattacacatatattcaaatctttatttctatttattgatacatataattattttattatttttattataatacatttattatttgctattttatatattttcatattatttattttacataaatttcattttatatacttTAATATCAATCTAGACATTATACAAAGTAATCTAATTGTAAATACTATAATTAATTTTCCATcatgtatgtattatttatataaaaaaaaaaaattcaaaaatatgaagaaaaaatttatattaaatacaaTAAAATCTTTTGATAGTTTTAAATTAACAAGTCATCAGATTTTTCACATTCATAATTTTAACTTGTCCTTTGATACAATACCTTTTGCTATTAAACCAAAAAAACaagaatgataataataataaaaagaaaaaaattattatatattaggAAAGAAAATACTTCAGATTTTCTTCATCACATTATATGCAgacataaaacatatatatataatatgtaggAAATATAA
It encodes the following:
- a CDS encoding derlin-1, producing the protein MVQLSDVLGNVPLITRIYLILSFALMVLCSLDIISPLSLYLNWNLVLREHQYWRLITCFLYFGSFGIHFFWDVYVLIYYCSSLEEVTFRNNSADFLWMIILSCCMLLGVSYMFGGVYFYSSCIINVITYIWSKNNSTTRLTILFFTIRASYLPWALTLLSLIVDYNSNDNFFGILVGHIYFFFTSIFPHMPIAKNTNIFKTPRLLKWLLKEDSS
- a CDS encoding aminophospholipid transporter, putative, with amino-acid sequence MLNNNLKTLALKIPKNKEIQCYNFFIRKVRGLLFYIKKRIINITCYLKSFTCKNRYPFYDDPYDYEEKVEKGKNVYVYALLYPIINSLYNIINLLYAISFKYILCLFFNDIRKKKRNKLNDNIVRIKLERNKTILKNYDRCIFLTNDINNCISHKQIIEICKNFINNVIYHVHNLQFVNNDREKIYKCLKNCKNINSMKEMFIKKIKHLYNFDFENALYLSDESLIKKMLHFKNTYESNHFTFYKNEEKKGKSERKLDLIKIYDELYLHTYIIRNNLNIKSSKNIINNMYNRNILSIFINIFFKNCTNIIFIIFLIVCIFQQISIIRTSHYLYFLQTFYFIFICCIIRDMCIVNKKTEHIKQIKRKTYKRLTPLGLIDVFYCDIKVGDILYLPQFEVIPVDIILLKNCTDDDILISSKNYDGYKDLKIKKCVKITNILANIYDIFLMKIKVLIEKPHCHFDQMKGLLFLLNCSEVTNTIVNDITNLEDIYFGKSNVYNISNKNINKDNISLYQFIFIYIIQYTYVELSYNFLKYLFARSIYCSYNIVQENKTKKILSPSQFSLNNTKDILSRQVDNNININSSYYKRNEKSIHFNSDSCSYSSDVYLCENKIDSYPIFCRSNDENINSKNDVIIKHYKNNNNIETNKSDYISEMYNNRFPTYYDDIFNLKEKLNHKLFRKYKESINIDNIIWDECTLIKSSIYGLVIYTGIDKKSNIINQNNKKKIKEKKKNDILFCNDMNYKMKILLLIVICINCILCINEGNLLDQNIFLIYIKYFFLLLLHLPNINCCYIFIIHKLYSLILWNNNKLINTNKNKSRYTNEYIKDHHFNNNIIYNYNIIKSLYNTQYILYDKIGTLSKDNHLKIHKFDFIFDEFLIDTYSTLFFQTFFKVVDFKIFFDYYINDNNNNNNNNYNNINNEEEINKMILHNIHKYHDSYDIIKDNSKVYKNIFHKIKNYSCSEIHKIFLIFLCILFCNDIIIRKMKRLKSEEKIKERNIYNIKDKHIYNIKENKDNIKHKILFSTKEEETLFLNFLRFLGMQLYYQNDYIFLLCIKNNISIKKCGHVSQEKEKRRNRKKNIILNKQVNNKVKHQNIDLQQIYGFEKNKNCDKKWSVKKNIFFSNSLKKDHIFNYSYAESQRNIKIIKKNKGIKSKHPDKTYDHFRNNHQNEYNCTSQSDNCCSDYDDDDDDYTSNNWSDSDSDTSGCSNIKGIERNHHNYTYYCNNKRELKKNIYENEYKKKQRECPFKILDIFQSRQPYKLISILMLYNNQIYYLLKTYDEYTIYMLCNQESKEKKKDQIIKSVQNLLKNGFGILLFAYKIVPNNEYEIYKKNCTKENKKNYFENVFIKNVIILGIFSFKEEIKNSAKKIINLFKEADIKTWILSSDKKRNVLSICKSLNLINERNTTCYLNKNKLIRIYIKKDNTVINTTNNNNENNNKKDNMLFNSYDNEKVVENYINISCEHKITSIVACKEKCSNDTSLILNSTDVKSEHMNPTLLLSNNTRNLSKEMAYCFKNLNTCETNKCPDLLKNNDICKKKNIDDKMIQMEQENIEISLLNNNYNIFNKYNHIHRNISRYITMREKGSNDAKKELDISYILKKDKKACYILKCMLYYNFDENYKSISQVHNNYSKEKMNDDIIKLNDIKNTVYIISGDIVEYYLKYDEINFISVLKNCKLVLFYKCNCIVKGKIVRALKKYIKDNICSVGNNIKDINMFKESDISIYINNNNNNNFNSDNVCKLYADIVLKNFGELGNFFFIYGKKIYVNFILLIKCIYYRGMSLFFLQFYFSYFFKCKICIFSNTFLFIYFVLFFMMTSICIICSIKCNDKYDNIIHNSKNVLNKNFLFKKLLKIDNFTIIYFYKTLFFCLNESCLIFILSYYYFLNINYEINTLTTLFITHIFKSLFLFIDTYNYFIIFIIIHLLFAILYIFILFILHKFHFIYFNINLDIIQSNLIVNTIINFPSCMYYLYKKKKFKNMKKKFILNTIKSFDSFKLTSHQIFHIHNFNLSFDTIPFAIKPKKQE